A DNA window from Aureibaculum sp. 2308TA14-22 contains the following coding sequences:
- a CDS encoding amidohydrolase — MKKIIRCTALILLFSCGNQQEKIADLVITNANVYTLNWDNPSLDGTPATNAPFKNGIWNFDAEAIAIKNKLILFVGSNDDINKYIGKNTQVIDANNAVVIPGLIESHGHLQELGEKKESINLENLNKKEIIDLIEERAKEVPTGEWIIASGWDEAIFANDYPDMTELTRKVSNHPVVLIGLRGFGAMGNKMAFEKAGITQHTKATDGGEILKDKEGNLSYILLNSAKNLLLDKIPKSSLEKRTRIMKYGFNELLKLGFTTTHNLGVVKEHIEVYEDMLQKKELPMRVHAFIAARKFNLPLVNEWIAKGPTTNDTSFLQVRAFKAYYDGSLGSRGAKFLEDYADKEGHTGVGGEAYGFHEEMIRKALDAGFQLAIHAIGDKANRDVLDLYENYFKENPASKALRHRIEHAQIVHPDDFSRFASLNIIASMEPAHAVEDVPWAIDRIGEDRMKGAYAWRTLRKQNATVIFNSDFTGSDPSFFYGMHSAMTKKKRKGETAWYPEQAFTAEESLRAYTIWAAYASKQESLTGTIEKGKWADLTFMNVDVLNATPTAILNGTILKTMVNGAFLYEKEK, encoded by the coding sequence ATGAAAAAAATAATTCGTTGCACCGCTTTAATTTTATTATTTTCTTGTGGAAATCAACAAGAAAAAATTGCCGATTTGGTAATTACAAACGCTAATGTATATACATTAAATTGGGATAATCCATCACTTGACGGAACTCCAGCAACCAATGCACCGTTTAAAAATGGAATATGGAATTTCGATGCCGAAGCCATAGCAATTAAAAATAAGTTGATTCTGTTTGTTGGCTCTAATGATGATATTAATAAATATATAGGTAAGAATACTCAAGTTATAGATGCGAACAATGCCGTCGTCATTCCTGGATTAATTGAATCTCACGGACATCTTCAAGAATTGGGCGAAAAAAAGGAAAGTATAAACTTAGAAAACTTAAACAAAAAAGAAATCATTGATTTAATAGAAGAACGTGCAAAAGAAGTTCCAACAGGAGAATGGATAATTGCTTCAGGTTGGGATGAGGCGATTTTTGCAAATGACTATCCAGATATGACGGAGTTAACAAGAAAAGTTTCAAACCATCCGGTTGTTTTAATAGGGTTGAGAGGATTCGGAGCAATGGGGAATAAAATGGCTTTTGAAAAAGCTGGAATCACACAGCATACAAAAGCTACCGATGGTGGAGAAATATTAAAAGATAAAGAAGGAAACTTGAGCTATATTCTTTTGAATAGTGCTAAAAATTTATTGCTCGATAAAATTCCAAAAAGTTCTTTAGAAAAAAGAACACGGATTATGAAATATGGGTTTAATGAGTTGTTAAAGCTTGGTTTTACAACCACACATAATCTTGGCGTTGTAAAAGAACACATAGAGGTATATGAAGATATGCTTCAGAAAAAAGAGTTACCCATGCGTGTTCATGCTTTTATAGCAGCAAGAAAATTCAATCTTCCGTTAGTAAATGAATGGATTGCAAAAGGACCAACTACGAATGATACTTCCTTTTTACAAGTCAGAGCGTTTAAAGCCTATTATGATGGTTCATTAGGTTCTCGCGGAGCAAAATTTTTAGAAGATTATGCCGATAAAGAAGGGCATACAGGAGTAGGAGGAGAAGCCTACGGATTTCATGAAGAGATGATTCGAAAAGCATTAGATGCTGGTTTTCAATTGGCCATTCATGCCATTGGAGATAAAGCGAATAGAGATGTATTAGATTTATATGAAAATTACTTTAAAGAAAATCCGGCTTCTAAAGCGTTACGTCACAGAATTGAACATGCACAAATTGTCCATCCAGATGATTTTTCAAGATTTGCATCATTAAATATTATCGCCTCAATGGAACCAGCTCATGCAGTTGAAGATGTTCCTTGGGCAATTGATAGAATTGGTGAAGATAGAATGAAAGGTGCGTATGCATGGAGAACCTTAAGAAAACAAAATGCCACAGTAATTTTTAATTCAGACTTTACAGGATCTGATCCTAGTTTTTTCTACGGAATGCATAGTGCAATGACCAAGAAAAAAAGAAAAGGAGAAACAGCATGGTATCCAGAACAAGCATTTACTGCAGAAGAATCTTTACGAGCATATACCATTTGGGCAGCGTATGCATCAAAACAAGAAAGTTTAACAGGTACAATTGAAAAAGGGAAATGGGCTGATTTAACTTTTATGAATGTAGATGTGCTCAATGCAACGCCTACAGCAATTTTAAATGGAACTATTTTAAAAACAATGGTAAATGGAGCGTTTTTATATGAAAAAGAGAAGTAA
- a CDS encoding DUF3883 domain-containing protein, translating into MFLNEVRQDLLDEAISSPNLLSDLAGLESYISESYNNRSFIELLQNADDSKSTKFKIIKKDEFLFVANNGRIFDKQDLESLCRSASSNKVRGETIGYRGIGFKSVVGFTKEVHILSGELAVTYSKELTEKEIPKAQRVPLIRIPHNLKIQGLEDVQPIINELKSAEYSTIFIFTGVTAREIELEFEAFDASSLLFLKNINETEFQISNKNLTVKKSKHYISETEDRLTFEINGETNNWILSSDKDITLGYLLENNKVKKIHEADSHIYSFLPTEDISGLGVLINGDFSTDPSRKHVIFDDRTIRSIKSTSKFILNVIEQNILNSNNDLVNSLTPYIDPRMVQFKKPSVEKYLMEELKKHSSYFFKTMLLCPNWLNTKDYNVLTKHNNNQPISSKLYEAEGFIRFVKHLGANEDTFDNLTETINASKLSALGCSQFSIQIIKGLITRNNQDESLVKSLKIFLSNKERVSLNEIKNNELVVDESFITLLIENGLTEFDIKQVFKSHVSSNYSNNIFANSKSNENTLNDVNQSSSETNWLNKFQKNSYSPTKSNVQRWRSAEEQTLEVLNKNGFKLEDVSKQNIGYDLEGLDPNGNEIQIEIKSITLPGQKFKLTNNEIAVAQEKQESYYIGVVRQLDSFIEIGLISNPVENLILDRQCVQWVWECSNYQYNPIRFEILKE; encoded by the coding sequence ATGTTTTTAAATGAAGTACGTCAAGATTTATTGGATGAAGCAATTTCATCTCCTAATCTTTTATCCGACTTAGCGGGATTGGAAAGTTATATTTCAGAAAGCTATAACAACAGGTCTTTTATTGAATTATTGCAAAATGCAGATGATTCAAAGTCAACTAAATTTAAAATTATTAAAAAAGATGAATTTCTTTTTGTGGCTAATAATGGAAGAATATTTGATAAACAAGACTTAGAAAGTTTATGTCGAAGTGCTTCTTCAAATAAGGTTAGAGGAGAAACAATAGGCTATAGAGGTATAGGTTTTAAGTCTGTTGTTGGTTTTACTAAAGAAGTGCATATCTTAAGCGGGGAATTGGCAGTTACTTATTCCAAAGAATTGACTGAAAAAGAAATACCTAAAGCCCAACGCGTTCCGTTAATTAGGATTCCTCATAATTTAAAAATTCAAGGATTAGAGGATGTTCAACCTATTATAAATGAACTTAAATCAGCCGAATATTCAACGATTTTTATTTTTACTGGAGTTACAGCACGTGAAATTGAATTAGAGTTTGAGGCATTTGATGCATCATCATTATTGTTTTTAAAAAATATTAATGAAACAGAATTTCAAATTTCGAATAAAAATCTAACTGTCAAAAAATCTAAACATTATATATCTGAAACAGAAGATAGGTTGACGTTTGAAATCAATGGTGAAACGAATAATTGGATTTTGTCCTCAGACAAGGATATAACGTTAGGGTATTTATTGGAAAATAATAAAGTAAAAAAAATACATGAGGCTGATTCACATATTTACTCGTTTCTTCCAACCGAAGATATCTCTGGGTTAGGCGTTTTAATAAATGGTGATTTTAGTACAGACCCTTCAAGAAAACATGTAATTTTTGATGATAGAACAATCAGGTCAATTAAATCAACCAGTAAGTTCATTTTAAATGTAATTGAGCAAAATATATTAAATTCAAACAACGATTTAGTTAATTCTCTCACACCATACATTGACCCGAGAATGGTACAATTTAAAAAGCCATCAGTCGAGAAGTATTTGATGGAGGAGCTTAAAAAACATAGTTCTTATTTTTTTAAAACAATGTTACTTTGCCCAAACTGGTTGAATACAAAGGATTATAACGTCTTGACCAAACATAATAATAATCAACCCATAAGTAGCAAATTATACGAGGCAGAAGGTTTTATTCGTTTTGTAAAACATCTAGGAGCAAATGAAGATACTTTTGATAATTTAACCGAAACCATAAATGCGTCAAAGTTATCTGCTTTAGGTTGTTCTCAATTTTCTATTCAAATAATCAAAGGGTTAATAACTAGAAATAATCAAGATGAATCACTTGTAAAGAGTCTAAAAATATTTTTGAGTAATAAAGAAAGGGTTTCACTCAATGAGATTAAAAATAATGAATTGGTAGTTGATGAATCATTTATAACTTTATTAATTGAAAACGGGCTGACCGAATTTGATATAAAGCAAGTTTTCAAATCACATGTATCTTCTAATTATTCAAATAATATCTTTGCTAATTCAAAAAGTAATGAAAATACTTTAAATGATGTTAATCAATCAAGTTCAGAAACTAATTGGTTAAATAAATTTCAGAAAAATTCATATTCGCCAACAAAATCTAACGTTCAACGTTGGAGAAGTGCTGAAGAACAAACTCTGGAAGTTCTAAATAAAAATGGTTTTAAGCTTGAAGATGTAAGTAAGCAAAATATCGGTTATGATTTAGAAGGACTTGACCCGAATGGAAATGAAATTCAAATTGAAATTAAATCAATTACATTGCCTGGTCAAAAATTCAAACTGACCAATAATGAAATCGCAGTCGCACAGGAAAAACAAGAAAGTTATTATATTGGTGTAGTTAGGCAATTAGATTCATTTATAGAAATCGGGTTAATTTCAAATCCAGTTGAGAATCTGATATTAGATAGACAATGTGTTCAATGGGTATGGGAATGCTCTAATTATCAATATAATCCAATTAGATTTGAAATATTAAAGGAATAA
- a CDS encoding sensor histidine kinase: MDFIRNKASKILIHLLFWALFVFISLFVFSNYYWKENPFLQYFFILIAIVYINNQLLLPYFIKKKWYFLYAIIIGLIAVLATQVYCNYFAQCGCSIMKCLSDYLWQTLVPIVFFSFVWVLFRFIDKQEEFEQIKLENTAMELQFLKSQINPHVLFNNLNTIYAYSLEKLDETPKMILKLSDNLKHVLHGSNSQFVSLQKEIEYLDNYIDFQKIRTEGVKIINYTKEIDSLNYEIAPLLLIGIIENAFKHSAAKTTIDIHIKMNEGELYCHCKNAIATPKSKENNTVIGLQNLKKRLSLLYPKKHSLVFIENEYFIANLKIKLQ, encoded by the coding sequence ATGGACTTTATACGTAACAAGGCTTCCAAAATTTTGATCCACTTGCTCTTTTGGGCATTGTTCGTGTTTATATCCTTGTTTGTTTTTTCAAATTATTATTGGAAAGAGAATCCCTTTCTTCAATACTTTTTTATTCTTATTGCTATTGTTTATATCAACAATCAATTATTGCTTCCGTATTTTATCAAAAAAAAATGGTATTTTTTATATGCTATTATTATTGGCTTAATTGCTGTTTTGGCAACACAGGTCTATTGTAATTATTTTGCACAATGTGGCTGTTCTATAATGAAGTGTTTGTCTGATTATCTTTGGCAGACTTTAGTACCTATCGTTTTCTTTTCCTTTGTTTGGGTGCTTTTCAGGTTTATTGATAAACAAGAAGAATTTGAACAAATTAAACTCGAAAACACGGCTATGGAACTGCAATTTTTAAAGTCGCAGATAAATCCACATGTTTTATTCAACAACTTAAATACTATTTATGCGTATTCTTTGGAAAAGCTAGATGAAACCCCTAAGATGATTTTAAAGCTATCGGACAATTTAAAACATGTTCTGCACGGTAGCAATTCTCAATTTGTTTCCTTGCAAAAAGAGATTGAATATTTGGACAATTATATCGATTTTCAGAAAATACGGACTGAGGGAGTTAAAATAATAAATTACACCAAAGAAATAGACAGTCTAAACTATGAGATTGCACCCTTATTATTAATAGGTATCATTGAAAATGCTTTTAAACACAGTGCGGCAAAAACTACAATTGACATTCATATAAAAATGAATGAAGGTGAATTATACTGTCATTGCAAAAATGCAATTGCAACACCAAAATCAAAGGAAAATAATACTGTAATAGGCCTTCAGAATCTTAAAAAAAGATTGTCTTTACTTTATCCAAAGAAGCATAGTTTAGTTTTTATAGAAAACGAATATTTTATAGCTAACTTAAAAATTAAGCTGCAATGA
- a CDS encoding thioredoxin family protein, with translation MLKLVTTIVFSIIFSIAIHTQSINQKSTDHNGREILLGKIDKSGLTENSFNTWFTPNYDAYKVDTKTLKLIKKELNNYTITAFMGTWCGDSKREVPKFYKILEAADYPMEQLTFIAVGNSKTNYKKSPTGEEKGLNIVRVPTFIFYKNGKEVNRIIEDPVVSFEKDIEAIITGKTYVPNYAEMKVK, from the coding sequence ATGTTAAAATTAGTCACCACAATTGTCTTTTCAATAATTTTTTCAATTGCAATCCATACACAATCAATCAATCAGAAATCAACGGACCATAATGGTCGCGAAATATTATTAGGTAAGATTGATAAAAGCGGACTCACGGAAAACTCATTCAATACTTGGTTTACCCCAAACTATGATGCCTATAAAGTTGATACCAAAACCCTAAAATTGATTAAAAAAGAGTTAAACAACTATACAATTACTGCTTTTATGGGTACTTGGTGTGGCGATAGTAAGCGTGAGGTGCCTAAGTTTTATAAAATACTTGAAGCGGCAGATTACCCTATGGAACAACTGACTTTCATTGCTGTAGGTAATTCTAAAACCAACTACAAAAAAAGCCCAACAGGTGAAGAAAAAGGATTAAACATTGTACGTGTACCTACTTTTATATTTTATAAAAACGGTAAAGAAGTAAACCGAATTATAGAAGATCCTGTTGTTTCTTTTGAAAAGGATATCGAGGCAATAATTACAGGTAAAACGTACGTTCCTAATTATGCAGAGATGAAAGTTAAGTAA
- a CDS encoding phosphotransferase codes for MHPHFKSIILQCTGASSLVEKEVIQELWSGYGKIMRIGLEHAPMASVIVKHVQLPRSNQHPRGWNTNVGHQRKLKSYQVETNWYTSYSKHSAARLPTCLAIETLNGEVLMVLEDLDAAGYAIRKASVNWEEITQCLKWLAQFHASYLGKVPEGLWQSGTYWHLETRPDELAALEDKKLKNAASRIDKKLNSCTYKTLVHGDAKLANFCFSEEGPVAGVDFQYVGGACGMKDVAYFIGSCLHENDCERLEEQLLDTYFMHLQNEMKASNAALEKEWRSLYHVAWADFHRFLKGWSPGHWKINSYSERITAAVIKNV; via the coding sequence ATGCATCCCCATTTTAAATCGATCATTCTGCAATGCACCGGTGCTTCTTCATTAGTTGAAAAAGAAGTAATTCAGGAATTATGGAGTGGCTATGGAAAAATTATGAGAATTGGCCTAGAGCATGCTCCTATGGCTAGTGTAATCGTAAAACATGTTCAATTACCACGCTCTAACCAGCATCCCCGAGGATGGAATACGAATGTAGGACATCAAAGAAAATTAAAGTCATATCAAGTTGAAACCAATTGGTATACCTCCTATAGTAAGCATAGTGCCGCTCGATTACCAACATGTTTAGCCATTGAAACGCTGAATGGCGAAGTTTTGATGGTCTTAGAGGATTTAGATGCTGCTGGCTACGCCATTCGTAAAGCCTCAGTGAACTGGGAAGAAATTACCCAATGTTTAAAATGGTTGGCACAATTTCACGCAAGTTACCTTGGCAAAGTACCTGAAGGATTATGGCAATCAGGAACCTATTGGCATCTGGAAACAAGACCCGATGAATTGGCCGCATTGGAAGATAAAAAATTGAAAAACGCCGCCTCTAGAATTGATAAAAAACTGAATAGCTGTACCTATAAGACATTGGTGCATGGAGATGCCAAACTGGCAAACTTCTGTTTTTCTGAAGAAGGACCCGTTGCTGGCGTAGATTTTCAATATGTAGGTGGCGCTTGCGGAATGAAAGATGTTGCCTATTTTATAGGTAGTTGTTTACATGAAAATGACTGTGAGCGATTGGAAGAGCAACTTTTAGATACTTATTTTATGCATTTGCAAAACGAAATGAAAGCGAGCAATGCTGCTCTTGAAAAAGAATGGCGATCTTTATATCACGTTGCCTGGGCGGATTTTCACCGCTTCTTAAAAG
- a CDS encoding AAA family ATPase — MIKLDSYNLMGYKNILEAKLSFNDINVIIGPNNSGKSNFIQSISFINFIINSASTDDLERFFRDGFYGAYFKEIIPMSDLFLEDSNEFDISFSLKFSNTDTNRVFNYNLEIQAEEDLFDVSYKINNESLDAKEINKPGKAESVFKREGQKVTFGAKLSKTSLLEDVPDFFSVVRVLKLVLKAESDSDSAYLDAINSLNSIVKTPIFYFSNLELLKSDSADRLNHYNGRVVAFELEEEIINLESTNNWGIFKEALNNILNIDEVVVREYRYANEDNKSKRRRRKFLNFNHFGTRKAIRNFSDGTVLIIALITKVLSSDNDLFFIEEPENSTHPKALIDLFSFIKSFSTHKQFVLTSHSIAILNKTKTENIIVSSVDERGKSTLYNISNRKELRKRLKQGQINFSDELFFGNIDEDEFE; from the coding sequence ATGATAAAATTAGATAGTTACAACTTAATGGGTTACAAGAATATTTTAGAAGCAAAATTGTCTTTTAATGATATCAATGTTATCATAGGGCCTAATAACTCTGGAAAATCTAATTTCATTCAATCCATTTCCTTTATTAATTTTATAATTAATTCTGCATCAACCGATGATTTAGAGAGATTTTTTAGGGATGGTTTTTATGGAGCTTATTTTAAAGAAATTATACCAATGTCCGATTTATTTCTTGAAGATTCAAATGAATTTGACATATCATTTTCTTTAAAGTTTAGTAATACGGATACTAATCGTGTTTTTAATTATAATTTAGAAATTCAAGCAGAGGAAGATTTATTTGATGTTTCTTATAAAATTAATAATGAATCTTTAGATGCTAAAGAGATTAATAAACCAGGTAAAGCTGAATCTGTTTTTAAGAGAGAGGGGCAAAAAGTAACTTTTGGAGCAAAATTATCTAAAACGTCTTTGTTAGAGGATGTTCCTGATTTTTTTAGCGTTGTTAGAGTATTGAAATTAGTGCTAAAAGCTGAAAGCGATAGCGATTCTGCATATCTAGATGCAATTAATAGCTTGAATTCTATTGTAAAAACTCCTATTTTTTATTTTTCAAATTTAGAACTTTTAAAATCTGATAGTGCGGATAGACTTAATCATTATAATGGAAGAGTTGTTGCTTTCGAGTTAGAGGAAGAAATTATTAATCTAGAAAGTACGAATAATTGGGGTATTTTTAAAGAGGCTCTAAATAACATATTGAATATTGATGAAGTTGTTGTTAGGGAGTATCGATATGCTAACGAAGATAATAAGAGCAAGAGAAGACGACGTAAATTTTTAAATTTTAATCATTTTGGGACTAGAAAAGCGATTAGAAATTTTTCTGATGGAACGGTATTAATTATTGCACTTATAACTAAAGTCTTATCGAGCGATAATGACCTTTTTTTTATTGAAGAACCAGAAAATTCTACTCATCCAAAGGCACTGATTGATTTATTCTCCTTTATTAAAAGTTTTTCAACACACAAACAGTTTGTTTTAACTTCTCATTCAATTGCAATCCTGAATAAGACAAAAACTGAAAATATAATAGTTAGTAGTGTCGATGAAAGGGGTAAAAGTACCTTATATAATATTTCTAACAGAAAAGAGTTAAGAAAACGATTAAAACAAGGTCAAATTAATTTCAGTGATGAATTGTTCTTTGGTAATATAGATGAAGATGAATTTGAATAA
- a CDS encoding DUF4238 domain-containing protein, whose protein sequence is MNNTSWRHHYLPVFYLKGFTKESNKFKIYNVQEKRFIKNGKEFSPQSYFFEENANTIYFKGQKSDFLETEHYAYFDNNISDLIDKINSSDNTSRFNVDEDDMPALNHFVSLMYWRLPHREDELKLLINNNDLNSLGLAIKNSSGSRDKKREEEFKNSEPFIKSYKYYNSIMDSIRGLNCRTPYTILENTNMFPYLCSDNPVIFEKESSLKVYEDDYIFPLSGTRLFIRSNKRDNFPIFLRLMVDTLVFKQAVKYVSCTDEKYIEMLDNNFEKYNVSIEEFKNYIFNKLR, encoded by the coding sequence ATGAATAACACTTCTTGGAGACATCATTATTTACCTGTGTTTTACTTAAAAGGATTTACAAAAGAATCTAATAAGTTCAAAATTTATAATGTTCAAGAAAAACGATTTATTAAGAATGGTAAAGAATTTTCTCCGCAGTCGTATTTTTTTGAAGAAAATGCAAATACAATATATTTTAAAGGGCAGAAAAGTGATTTCTTAGAAACGGAACACTATGCTTATTTTGATAATAACATTTCAGACCTAATCGATAAGATTAATTCTTCAGACAATACTAGTCGATTTAATGTGGATGAGGATGATATGCCGGCTTTAAATCATTTTGTAAGTCTAATGTATTGGCGTTTGCCTCATCGAGAAGATGAATTAAAGTTGCTTATTAATAATAATGATTTAAATAGTTTAGGCTTAGCAATAAAAAATTCAAGTGGTAGTAGAGATAAAAAAAGAGAAGAAGAATTCAAAAATAGCGAACCTTTTATAAAAAGTTATAAATATTATAATTCTATAATGGATTCAATTAGAGGTTTAAATTGTAGAACTCCATATACAATTTTGGAAAACACAAACATGTTTCCGTATCTCTGTTCTGACAATCCAGTAATATTCGAAAAAGAATCTAGTCTAAAAGTTTATGAAGATGATTATATATTTCCTTTGTCTGGTACTCGACTATTTATAAGGTCAAACAAAAGAGACAATTTCCCTATATTTTTGAGACTCATGGTTGACACTTTAGTTTTTAAACAAGCAGTTAAATACGTTAGCTGTACAGATGAAAAGTATATTGAAATGTTGGACAATAATTTTGAGAAGTATAATGTATCTATAGAGGAATTCAAAAATTACATTTTTAATAAGCTTAGATAA
- a CDS encoding LytR/AlgR family response regulator transcription factor, with protein sequence MKCIIIEDELPAQRILKSYISKLKQLELVAVYQTALEANLALSTDQIDLLFLDINLPDINGMAFIATLPNPPAIIMTTAYSNYAAESFEHWTIQDYLVKPFSFERFLKAINKVEMSSKAVESAVKTNEDVIILKIDKTLHRLFVNDIIYIESDRNYVSIVTKNGKHTYIDSLKKWKQKLPLSDFIQVHKSFIINCAEIVKISGNIVSIGNQKIPIGRKYKNSLLQKIKA encoded by the coding sequence ATGAAGTGCATTATAATAGAGGATGAACTTCCGGCACAACGCATCCTAAAAAGTTATATTTCTAAATTAAAACAGTTAGAATTAGTGGCAGTATATCAAACTGCTTTAGAAGCAAATTTAGCTTTAAGTACAGATCAAATAGACTTACTTTTTCTAGACATAAACCTGCCCGATATTAATGGAATGGCGTTTATTGCAACACTTCCAAATCCGCCAGCAATTATAATGACAACTGCTTATTCCAATTATGCAGCTGAGAGCTTTGAACATTGGACAATACAAGATTATCTTGTGAAACCATTCTCTTTTGAACGTTTTTTAAAAGCGATAAACAAAGTTGAAATGTCATCTAAAGCAGTTGAATCTGCTGTGAAAACCAATGAAGATGTTATTATTTTAAAAATTGATAAAACACTACATCGCCTTTTTGTAAATGATATTATTTATATTGAATCTGATCGAAATTATGTAAGTATTGTCACCAAGAATGGCAAACACACCTACATTGACTCATTAAAAAAATGGAAGCAAAAATTACCGTTGTCGGACTTTATACAAGTTCATAAGTCCTTTATTATAAATTGTGCAGAAATAGTAAAGATTAGCGGTAATATTGTGTCAATAGGCAATCAAAAAATACCAATTGGCCGGAAGTATAAAAACAGTCTATTGCAAAAAATAAAAGCATAG
- a CDS encoding DUF4276 family protein, whose protein sequence is MSSLKNPKSMLFLYEGETEKEFYTLFLNKYIERRKIRTNFGNLNGVYDINNKVESKIKAYLANSSFTDCSEINVFIAYDREGDRNTETLLNVDQLRKNFSSGKRKSRISSINEIVATQDLESWFFHDIENIYKFLRVPKGRRNLKAYPNCEAVNNKILSTLFHKYGKHYQKGKRVRNFVSSLDLDKIYANVVELQDTVNIMRSLYVSAS, encoded by the coding sequence ATGAGTAGTTTAAAAAATCCAAAATCTATGCTTTTTCTTTATGAAGGAGAAACAGAAAAAGAATTCTATACTCTATTCTTGAATAAATATATTGAGCGTAGAAAAATTAGGACCAATTTCGGTAATCTCAACGGTGTTTATGACATAAACAATAAAGTAGAAAGTAAAATTAAAGCATACTTAGCCAATTCCTCATTTACTGATTGCAGTGAAATAAATGTTTTTATAGCTTATGATAGAGAAGGTGATAGAAACACGGAAACTCTTCTCAATGTAGACCAACTCAGGAAGAATTTTAGTTCAGGAAAAAGAAAATCAAGAATAAGTTCAATTAATGAAATTGTTGCTACTCAAGATCTTGAAAGCTGGTTTTTTCATGATATTGAGAATATTTACAAGTTTTTAAGAGTTCCTAAAGGGCGTAGGAATTTAAAAGCCTATCCTAATTGTGAAGCAGTTAATAATAAAATCCTGTCAACACTTTTTCATAAATACGGCAAACATTATCAAAAAGGGAAAAGAGTTAGAAACTTTGTTTCTTCACTTGATTTAGATAAAATTTATGCTAACGTAGTTGAACTTCAAGATACTGTCAACATTATGCGTTCATTGTATGTGTCGGCCTCATAG
- a CDS encoding CPXCG motif-containing cysteine-rich protein → MLEYEFNCPYCRNEVSTLVETDKDKQQFIEDCIECKNPLEMIIDCTYNQIVEVMINPIAQ, encoded by the coding sequence ATGCTTGAATATGAATTTAACTGTCCATACTGCAGAAATGAAGTTTCAACATTAGTTGAAACTGATAAAGACAAACAGCAATTTATAGAAGATTGTATAGAATGTAAAAATCCACTAGAAATGATTATTGATTGTACTTATAATCAAATAGTGGAAGTAATGATAAACCCTATAGCACAATAA